tcaaatctaaGTTTTTCTCAAGGGTTTAGGCATCAGTTTGTTTGAAACCAGATGATGCCAAGATAAATTATTGAGATTTCGAGTAGGTCCTATAGCATAATCTCATCGATGGCGTCACCCCAGGGACAGTGTAACCTCAGGGACAGCGTCCCCTCAGGTACAGCATAACCTCAGAAACAGTGTAGCCTCAAAGACAGCGTCACCTCAAGGACAGTGTACTGCAGATCTGTTTAAGCATGACAAAGCATTGAGAGGGCTCATACAGAGACATGTGCAATGAATACTAGACATTATTACATTTATCAAAAGAAGAAAACTCCATACACTATAAAGTTTCTGTAGTCATTTGAGCTCGCCAGCATTTTTTGCAGAGATTTTAGATTAGTGGTGTGCAATTAGGGTAAACGTACTTGAGCATGTAACCAGTGTGAACATACTTCAACATGTAACCAGCGTAGACATATTTCAACATGTAACCAGTGTAAACATACTCTGACATGCAACCAGTGTAAACATGCTTCAACATTTAACCAGTGTAAACATACTTCAATATGTAACCAGTGTAAACATACTTCAACATGTAACCAGTGTAAACGTACTACAACATGCAAGCAGTGTAAACATTTTCCAACATGCAAGCAATGTAAACGTACTTCGACATGTAACCAGTATGAACATACTCTGACATGCAACCAGTGTAAACATACTCTGACATGCAACCAGTGCAAACATGCTTCAACATGAAACCAGTGTAAACACACTTTGACATGCATCCAGTGTACACATGCTAAGACATGCTTACAATGTAAATGTGCTCCAACATATGATCAGTCTGTCAGCAAAAAATTTCTGCTGAGTTTATTTAACATTTTGGATGAGACAATATTAGACATCATGAAGATTGAAGGTTTTTGGATTACCAATGGAGACTTTCAGACAGTCAGTTTGAAACAATCTATGGCAGTGGAGaagcatgcatacatacaattTATTAGTAATAAATAGTGACTTGCATTTCAGCGCTGCGAGTGCTAACAGTAAAAGTCAGCATCATGGCCTTGTTAGGACTTGTAGTTCCTTATGAGACCGCTTATGGCAGCGGCTGACTATAATAACATACAGTCAGCTTAGAAAAGCTACAGTAATAGATTAAGGGTAGTACAGTCCTTGACCTCTGAAATCTTATGAGTGTATAAGTATAACTGTCGTGTACACTGCAGTATTAGCGCCACCGTTGGAATCAGAGGCTGGAGACTCGTTTCAATAGCCGACTCATGAAGTTTATTCATTGATGAGTAAATATTGCTGGTTAGCTATCAAACGCTGTCTAATGTAAGGTGATGAATGCGCCGCTTTAATGCATGTGTAAACTATTGATCAGACTAGTTACTATGTCAGTCGCAGCAGTAAGTTCACTGCACTTCCTGCTTATATAAGCTGCTTTAGTTTGACGCAAAAACTGAAAGTGTTAGTAGTGAATAGCAGCAGCCTTTATAAGTTGATTGCCAGCAGGGAATTAAGCAGTAGTTTTTCTGGATCTGGAGACTTCTACAGATGAGTTCAAAGAGGTGAGCTGAGCCTTACTAAAGGCTAACTAATGTTGTTGAAGCCATTGTTATCTAAAATGTTCCAGGATTAATGACCAAAGGTGGATCAAATCGCGCTTTAGCTGCAGATTAAACATGGAGATTATTACGAATCAGAAAGAATGACATTGTCTGCTTGCTAGTCTAATAGGTAACACCAAACCaactacatacagtatatagcaGAGATAAGGATGAGTTATTCTGTTCCAACACCTCTTCTGATGCTGCTCATAGGAGCAGATCATAGGAGCAGTTAGAAAAAGACTAAGCAATACAGGATGTATGAGGAACAATTATTACTTGATCAACCACTTGCGCTAGCGTGTCACTTGTGGTGGCagaaatgtaaaaaattcctgtcaaacatgaatgtaaaaatttgcaaaaaacgGGACCAACTCTAATGTTTAGGCAGTGAAGGGATGTCAGATAAGAACATGACTCTAATATATAGGTAGTGAAGGGATGTCAGACAAGAACATGACTGACTCTAATATAAAGGTAGTGAAGAGATATCAGACAAGAACATGACTGACTCTAATATATAAGTAGTGATAAAATATCAGACAAGAACATGACTGACTCTAATATATAGGTAGTGAAGGGATATCAAACCAGAACATGACTGACGTTTGCTTATAACTAGTTGTGTTGGCCATCTCTTCTATGCAGTCACTTTTCTTTCAGCGCTGCCATGGATAAGCTCCTCATCTACTATGACTTCGAGACTACAGGGTTGGGTAAGTTACTAACTATCGCTTCATCAGTACTAGTTACGTGCAACAAAAAGGTTTCTTGTTATatagaaacaaaagaaaaagaaaaacaatgCTTTTAACTTTGTAATCGTCTTATCCCTCTGCTATCCTAATGTATTATCGATGTATGCAACGTGTgtgcttttattattattatcactattattatcactattattatcattattattatcactattattatcactattattatcactattttCAGAGCAATAATAGCCTGGGTGCTGTGTAAAAGCTTCCTCTTCACATGTATAAGCAATCTGTAATGTTCTACGTTTAAACTTCTAAACTTACTCATAAATAAATATCCTTTAAAGATATACATTGTTgaacagttaaaaaatacatgtactttgctaatatatttttaaaatgataataaaaattgctaaatatataaaaattcttTCAGTATGTCAAAGATTCTAGTATCTCTAAATCATTCAAAGGAATAAGAAATGGATGCACCAACTGGTTCACTCTGTACGTGGTCAGCCATTCTATTGAGTTGTTTGAGtggataattttaaaaataacagaaaaattaACGTACACTAAAAACCCTGATCATGGCATAAAATTGATAAAGAAACCATTTCTTTTTAGTCGACATGCACAAATGATTAAAGGAATTATAAATTTAGATTAGCATAGCCTTACCTAACCCCTTCGGCTTCTATATTATTTACCGTAAACTGTTGGGTTGCTCAACAATAGTTGAAACAACTTTGCATTATCAACACGTAGTCAAGGCTATCAGTTTTTCATTTACTGTGTTTCCTCATTCAACAGCTCATTTAGAACTGATGTCTTTTGCTGCacttttgttgttgctgttacGTGACACGGTGAATGCGCAATGATCGACCATTAAAATTTTTGCCGTTTTTTTGTTGctttgaaaatatttgctgaaatGATAGAATTGCAGGAATATAATAGAGGTGATCTGACATTTTGATTGAATACGGCTAGcacaaaaataatttgcaattacatttatatCCTTTGATTAGTAGCTACCTATTATGATCAGAGGTATCTGATTCATTGTACAAGAGCTGATACAGGTATCGCTCTGATCTATTAACCCTTACTAAAAGCTAATTCGATCTCGATGTTCTGTTTGGCACAGCTGGGTTCTTTTATTACAGAAAGTATACATCTATATCAATATGTATCTATTGCATCGTGACTACATTGAACCactagtaataatttcattattGTAAATGGAAATAGTAATTTTTACATCCTGGCTAAAATGGAAAAATTATTAGCCAAATTTATCAGTTATGTTGCTCAGATATAAATAATACTAATTTGCTAGTATCAAAatctattaaatatttatatttgagcgataaaaatatttagttcatCTTATTAGACAATGTGGTAGTCTAAGATATGCTACCACATGATCAATAGTTGATTTGTAGGAGATATCTTAAGTTTCAGAGCGATCTAAGAAAAGATCAGCCAATACCACTTTACATCGCTAACTTCCAAAACTGTGTTGTTATCGATGTATGAATCGGCGCATCTCTAATTATATTGTAGGTTATTATTGTAGTTTCGTATTTTTGCTATTAACTTTTATGCAAATCAGTTGCcataacaaaacaaaacattatatattataccataattataataataaatataataattacattattatattatattaatataatagttattatataattatattaaaattatatagtGTTTCCATATTAAATACAGCAAAAAATCACACCTTGTTCATGATCAAGATGGAGTTTCTGTAAGACGCAGAAATTATCACATCATAAACTGTACAATTGCTTATACAGCGAACATATACTGTAAAACTGATTATACACTGAATATATACTATACAACTGATTATACACTGAATATAAACTCTACAACTGATTATACACTGAATATAAACTCTACAACTGATTATACACTGAATATAAACTGTACAACTGATTATACACTGAATATAAACTGTACAACTGATTATACACTGAATATAAACTCTACAACTGATTATACACTGAACATAAACTGTACAACTGATTATACACTGAATATAAACTGTACAACTGATTATACACTGAATATAAACTGTACAACTGATTATACACTGAATATAAACTGTACAACTGATTATACACTGAATATAAACTGTACAACTGATTATACACTGAATGTAAGCTGTACAACTGATTATACACTGAATATAAACTGTACAACTTATTACACACTGAATATAAACTGTACAACTAAGTATACACTGAATATAAACTGTACAACTAAGTATACACTGAATATAAACTGTACAACTGATTATACACTGAATATAAACTGTACAACTGATTATACACTGAATATAAACTGTACAACTGATTATACACTGAATGTAAGCTGTACAACTGATTATACACTGAATATAAACTGTACAACTTATTACACACTGAATATAAACTGTACAACTAAGTATACACTGAATATAAACTGTACAACTAAGTATACACTGAATATAAACTGTACAACTGATTATACACTGAATATAAACTGTACAACTGATTATACACTGAATATAAACTGTACAACTGATTATACACTGAATGTAAGCTGTACAACTGATTATACACTGAATATAAACTGTACAACTTATTACACACTGAATATAAACTGTACAACTAAGTATACACTGAAAACAAACCGTACAAAATAAATCATTAACTCTATGACAAGTTTAGAATTTCTGCTTTTTGCGAAAAATGCAATTTTGACGTTAATGCAGACTGAAATTATGGTTAATCATCTAATACCAAATCCTCTTCAAACTGGCAAAAAGGTATAAAATTGTGTTACCGAAATCTAGTATATGACTGTTTTGGAATGTATGTCACAACTATGCTTACAGCTGAACCTATCAAAGTGGTACAGATCGGAGCATTAGCAGACAACTCGGAGGCATTCTCTGTCTATATATTACCTGATAAGCCAATCGAGAAGGGCGCCAGTAACGTTAACAGATTGTATGTTGATGATACCGGGAGACTTATGAAAATGAATTCGGAAGGTGAGGATTCTGCCCTGAATACAGAGGGTCTCCGAGAAGGGATGACGAAGTTTGCTGAGTTCATACAAAAGCAGGGCTATCAGTGTATTCTGATAGGCCACAACATAGCGAAATATGACAATCCTATACTAAGAGCTGAAGCCCAGCGAGTAAACTTGCTTCAAACCTTCCAAGGTCTTGTTTATGGATATATTGACACTTTGGAAGTTTTCCATTATGAGAGGCCAGGACTAAAGAGCTACAAACAGAGCGAGCTTGTCAATTATTACCTGGGCAGAGGCTATGATGCTCACGAGGCAGTTGCTGATGTTACAA
The genomic region above belongs to Watersipora subatra chromosome 1, tzWatSuba1.1, whole genome shotgun sequence and contains:
- the LOC137409482 gene encoding uncharacterized protein — its product is MSSKSAAMDKLLIYYDFETTGLAEPIKVVQIGALADNSEAFSVYILPDKPIEKGASNVNRLYVDDTGRLMKMNSEGEDSALNTEGLREGMTKFAEFIQKQGYQCILIGHNIAKYDNPILRAEAQRVNLLQTFQGLVYGYIDTLEVFHYERPGLKSYKQSELVNYYLGRGYDAHEAVADVTILKDLIDKEFKDKSVLEKHIHRGIERAD